A single Venturia canescens isolate UGA chromosome 1, ASM1945775v1, whole genome shotgun sequence DNA region contains:
- the LOC122419288 gene encoding gustatory receptor 68a-like codes for MEYPSSTMQSKDFGDWITSKFRIKPKNMKQLMMPMLISGWAVGRGVIELPLGKRWPLVSCLYSGLTIFGYFFVAKITMEDLHVVVPAASSIGMWIINPMICIDICLVICNVIIGWKGIRNVADIINRLEESGRKVEKIGILQDYSKVYCGQLVLLICEVIFAIFIMLFAFVSLPSNERSGWHKMATSICIYYPFIVISIGDAEFITLVRSITLRFERLNKVLEDMSTTTDRSPQHKRALDYIKFKERQIDGVHEKCTNDDERLIRAVAEDHLELVRIGGLINATFGTQALLSMTLSFVCLLGLLYRASALVLWSTLTKDSLDKELVVLLGWVFYYIYRIIVMTTACMQAVDECKKTATIICQLHEPSTKKGFRNEISNFLLQMTQNTVEFTACRLFSLDHSCIQRIIGTITTYLVILVQINGDLTSSMPGGSKTKVTKNK; via the exons atggaaTACCCGTCGTCGACGATGCAGTCGAAGGACTTCGGGGATTGGATAAcatcaaaatttcgaataaagcCTAAAAACATGAAGCAGTTAATGATGCCGATGCTTATAAGCGGATGGGCTGTCGGAAGGGGCGTCATAGAACTTCCGCTTGGAAAACGTTGGCCTCTCGTGAGCTGTCTCTATTCGGGATTGACAATATTCGGGTATTTCTTCGTGGCGAAAATAACGATGGAGGATCTTCACGTTGTCGTACCAGCGGCATCTTCCATTGGAATGTGGATCATCAATCCGATGATTTGTATCGACATCTGCCTCGTTATTTGCAACGTTATAATCGGCTGGAAAGGCATACGAAACGTCGCAGATATAATCAATCGTTTGGAAGAGTCTGGcagaaaagtggaaaaaattggcaTCTTACAGGACTACAGTAAAGTTTACTGTGGCCAATTAGTCTTGCTGATTTGTGAAGTGATTTTCGCTATTTTTATCATGCTCTTTGCATTCGTTTCGCTACCGTCGAACGAGCGAAGCGGGTGGCATAAAATGGCTACGAGTATTTGTATTTATTATCCTTTCATTGTAATTTCCATCGGCGACGCGGAGTTCATCACCCTCGTTCG TTCTATCACTTTAAGGTTCGAACGATTGAACAAAGTACTTGAAGACATGTCAACAACGACGGATCGCTCACCTCAGCATAAAAGAGCACTCGATTACATCAAATTCAAGGAGCGCCAGATCGATGGTGTCCACGAAAAATGTACGAATGATGATGAGAGACTAATAAGAGCAGTGGCCGAAGATCATCTCGAGCTCGTCCGAATAGGAGGCTTGATTAATGCCACTTTTGGCACGCAAGCATTGCTGTCGATGACTCTCTCCTTCGTCTGTCTACTTGGACTGCTGTATCGTGCTTCAGCCTTGGTCCTGTGGTCGACCTTAACGAAGGACTCTCTGGACAAAGAATTAGTCGTTTTGCTGGGCTGGGTGTTTTACTATATTTACAGAATAATCGTGATGACCACAGCGTGCATGCAAGCAGTTGATGAG tgcaAAAAAACTGCAACTATCATTTGTCAACTTCATGAACCATCGACAAAAAAAGGGTTTAGAAATgag atcAGTAATTTCTTGCTGCAAATGACGCAGAATACGGTCGAGTTCACGGCGTGTCGCCTGTTCAGCCTCGATCACAGCTGCATCCAACGG ATCATTGGCACGATAACGACCTATCTCGTTATTCTTGTACAAATTAATGGCGACTTGACGTCCTCGATGCCAGGGGGTTCGAAAACGAAGGTGACGAAGAACAAGTAG
- the LOC122410242 gene encoding putative gustatory receptor 28b has translation MTWRPKNFRDTFLPISTLMAIFGCGVFEFPLGRRRIAFSVVYAMVVTFIYWVLYALNLKYSFESDWFNAEDKIVYFITYVNFMIMLVTQVLRCVYHKKFERSMFRIIKVDNTLRELGTTFDYTHCLKLSILLDVVWVVLIFIQNGIDTLWFIHKVPLRAIIIIVSILHHPIYVNIMVSLNYCLLMGQVGTRFRKTNELLENTFKFNEALSVVDFHGGLPKNKITVAASTASLDRNIKTENEVTSLMQSLKHVHLELTLIAKEFNHIHSIIILLEMAAFFVMFTGLFFILYIMIMRPTLERKSLQIFVLVTIIVVCTPLVIFINHTAESVAAEAKRTGTIIHSVYNGNEDSEFRDELKQFTLQLLTNPLEFSPLGFFTLGYDFLRGYFGTVVTYLVIFIQLGSDPKIIRQ, from the exons ATGACCTGGCGAccgaagaattttcgagaCACTTTTCTTCCCATTTCAACGTTGATGGCGATTTTCGGATGTGGCGTTTTTGAATTTCCCCTCGGACGACGACGAATCGCATTCAGTGTCGTTTATGCGATGGTTGTTACATTTATTTATTGGGTGCTATATGCTTTGAATCTTAAATATTCCTTCGAAAGTGACTGGTTCAACGCAGAagataaaattgtatatttCATAACTTAtgtcaattttatgataatgCTAGTCACGCAAGTACTTCGATGCGTATATCATAAA AAATTCGAGCGATCGATGTTCAGAATAATAAAAGTGGACAACACGCTTCGCGAACTTGGGACCACGTTCGATTATACACATTGTTTGAAACTGAGCATATTACTGGATGTTGTCTGGGtcgttttgattttcattcaaaatggTATCGACACATTATGGTTCATCCACAAAGTACCTCTAAGAGCGATTATAATCATCGTATCGATTCTTCATCATCCAATATACGTCAACATCATGGTTTCTCTAAATTATTGTCTGTTAATGGG TCAGGTAGGAACGAGATTCCGTAAAACGAATGAGTTACTCGAGAATACTTTTAAGTTCAATGAGGCTTTATCGGTCGTCGATTTCCATGGAGGCTtgccaaaaaacaaaataaccgTAGCTGCGTCGACGGCTTCGTTGgatagaaatataaaaacagaaaatgaAGTAACGAGCTTGATGCAGTCTCTCAA gCACGTACATCTCGAACTGACTCTCATAGCGAAGGAATTCAATCACATTCACAGCATTATTATTCTATTGGAAATGGCAGCTTTCTTCGTTATGTTTACaggattatttttcatcctctACATTATGATTATGCGACCAACCCTCGAGAGAAAAAGTTTGCAAATATTTGTTCTAGTTACTATAATCGTTGTGTGCACTCCGTTAGTGATTTTCATCAACCACACGGCAGAGAGTGTAGCTGCGGAA GCGAAGAGAACGGGGACCATCATACATAGCGTTTACAACGGCAACGAAGACTCCGAATTTCGCGACGAGCTTAAACAATTCACTCTTCAATTACTGACTAACCCTCTGGAATTTTCTCCACTCGGCTTTTTTACCCTCGGCTACGATTTCCTTCGAGGA TATTTCGGAACGGTCGTGACCTACTTGGTGATATTCATTCAATTAGGCAGCGACCCGAAAATCATTCGTCAATAA